The following coding sequences lie in one Polynucleobacter necessarius genomic window:
- a CDS encoding chorismate-binding protein, whose protein sequence is MNSGFSVSRETLKDDYLKKAKVALEHVQVGDVYQIQIGQKISIQSEAAAVNVYARLRLLSPSPYMYLFNLGNFEVIGASPELFLYMRDQDVMMRPIAGILGKFVTPTKDDVAKEFSVNPKEIAEHMMLVDLCRNDLCKVSVPKSLRASELMSIEEYSHVYHMISTAKLLAREGIDKYGVIQASFPAGTMTGTPKIRAIELIANIEDSGKGLYAGALGIIGLGCNYINTA, encoded by the coding sequence ATCAATTCAGGCTTTTCAGTTAGCAGGGAAACTCTTAAGGACGACTATCTAAAAAAAGCAAAAGTTGCGCTAGAACATGTGCAGGTTGGCGATGTTTATCAAATTCAAATTGGTCAAAAAATTTCTATTCAATCAGAAGCAGCTGCAGTTAACGTATATGCAAGACTAAGACTTTTGAGCCCATCTCCTTATATGTATTTATTTAATTTGGGCAATTTTGAGGTGATTGGCGCTAGCCCTGAATTATTCCTTTACATGAGAGATCAAGATGTCATGATGAGACCCATTGCTGGGATACTTGGGAAATTCGTAACACCCACTAAGGATGATGTTGCAAAAGAATTTAGTGTAAACCCCAAAGAAATTGCGGAGCACATGATGTTGGTTGATTTGTGTCGAAATGACTTATGTAAAGTTTCCGTACCCAAAAGTCTCAGAGCATCTGAATTGATGTCAATTGAAGAGTATTCCCACGTTTATCACATGATTTCAACAGCAAAATTGTTGGCGCGAGAAGGCATCGATAAGTATGGTGTCATTCAAGCCTCATTTCCTGCGGGAACTATGACAGGTACTCCAAAAATTAGAGCAATTGAGCTGATCGCAAATATTGAAGATAGCGGGAAGGGGCTTTATGCAGGGGCCTTGGGCATCATTGGTTTGGGATGTAACTACATTAATACAGCATAA
- a CDS encoding alkyl/aryl-sulfatase: protein MGYGLYEVVPEKIYQVRGFDLANISFVKTSTGWIVFDPLTAKETARRAALELVNEKLGKHPVVAVVYSHSHGDHFGGVRGVVDEADVKSGKAKIIAPVGFVDHAIAENVYAGNAMTRRMYFQYGVLLPRSPFGHVDQSIGKNTAAGNLGLIEPNVYINQLYEKITIDGVEMELQNTPGTEAPAEMNTCFPQFKAFWAAENITGTIHNIYTLRGALVRDSLAWSKNINNALYRYGAESEVMFASHTWPRWGNERIQEVMRTQRDSYAHLHNEVLHLANNGVTINEIQNVYKQPESLKKQWAAHSYHGSEEHNSRAVINRYLGYWDANPATLAPLSLKDSAPLYVEMMGGSAKILAKGKELYKQGKYREAMEIVNKLVYAQPSNTATKDLLADIFEQIGYQKESPSMRNSFLGAAYELRHGMPSGASPKSNGPDMIKGMTTELWLNALAISMDSKKAVGMNFVTNLSAPDNGEKFVIEMSNSALTNIKGQQVKNSNLTVTLNRSDLEQVMGAQTTFDKLLAAGKVKFDGDRKVFDQLRSTLTVFTPDFELMPGTKAKAAAKPVPSSAKDPFAAQEIAITAGE, encoded by the coding sequence ATGGGCTATGGATTGTACGAGGTAGTACCAGAAAAAATTTATCAAGTGCGAGGTTTTGATCTGGCCAATATCAGCTTTGTGAAGACGAGCACGGGTTGGATTGTGTTTGATCCATTAACTGCCAAAGAAACTGCTCGTCGTGCGGCCCTCGAGTTGGTAAATGAGAAATTAGGCAAGCACCCAGTAGTTGCAGTTGTTTATTCCCACTCTCATGGGGACCATTTTGGCGGAGTGCGAGGAGTTGTAGATGAGGCAGATGTAAAAAGCGGCAAGGCAAAAATTATTGCGCCAGTTGGCTTTGTGGATCATGCGATTGCCGAAAACGTTTATGCGGGTAATGCCATGACTCGTAGAATGTATTTTCAGTATGGTGTTCTATTGCCACGTAGCCCATTCGGACATGTTGACCAATCCATTGGTAAAAATACCGCTGCTGGTAATTTGGGTTTGATAGAGCCAAATGTTTACATTAATCAGCTATATGAAAAAATAACTATAGATGGTGTTGAGATGGAGCTCCAAAATACTCCTGGTACTGAAGCACCGGCGGAGATGAATACCTGTTTCCCGCAATTTAAGGCTTTTTGGGCTGCAGAAAACATTACGGGCACGATCCATAATATTTATACTCTACGTGGCGCTTTAGTTCGCGACTCTTTGGCTTGGTCCAAAAACATCAATAATGCTTTATATCGTTATGGTGCCGAGAGTGAGGTTATGTTTGCTTCGCATACATGGCCGCGCTGGGGTAATGAACGTATTCAAGAAGTGATGCGCACTCAACGAGATAGCTATGCACACTTACATAACGAGGTGCTTCATTTGGCCAATAATGGAGTCACCATTAATGAAATTCAGAACGTTTATAAGCAGCCCGAGAGTCTGAAGAAGCAATGGGCAGCCCATAGTTATCATGGATCTGAAGAGCACAACAGCCGTGCTGTGATTAACCGCTATCTGGGCTATTGGGACGCCAATCCAGCAACCCTTGCGCCTTTATCTCTAAAGGACTCTGCACCACTTTATGTGGAGATGATGGGAGGTTCTGCCAAGATTCTGGCTAAGGGTAAAGAGTTATACAAGCAGGGCAAGTATCGTGAGGCGATGGAGATTGTGAATAAATTGGTGTATGCACAACCCAGTAATACTGCTACCAAAGATTTGCTCGCCGATATTTTTGAGCAGATCGGTTATCAAAAAGAAAGCCCTAGTATGCGCAACAGTTTCTTGGGGGCTGCCTATGAACTGCGTCATGGCATGCCTTCAGGCGCATCACCAAAATCCAATGGTCCTGACATGATCAAGGGAATGACTACTGAACTTTGGTTAAATGCACTTGCGATCAGTATGGATAGTAAAAAAGCAGTAGGTATGAATTTCGTCACCAATCTATCAGCACCAGATAATGGCGAGAAGTTTGTTATTGAAATGAGCAACTCTGCGCTGACAAATATCAAAGGTCAGCAAGTGAAAAATTCGAATTTAACTGTAACTTTAAATCGTAGTGATCTTGAACAAGTTATGGGAGCGCAAACAACTTTTGATAAATTGCTCGCTGCCGGAAAGGTGAAGTTTGACGGTGATCGCAAAGTATTTGATCAACTTCGCAGTACCTTGACAGTCTTTACGCCTGACTTTGAGCTCATGCCTGGAACCAAGGCTAAAGCTGCTGCAAAGCCGGTGCCAAGCTCAGCCAAAGATCCGTTTGCAGCTCAAGAGATAGCCATAACAGCAGGGGAATAG